A DNA window from Fragaria vesca subsp. vesca linkage group LG3, FraVesHawaii_1.0, whole genome shotgun sequence contains the following coding sequences:
- the LOC101298398 gene encoding protein translation factor SUI1 homolog, producing the protein MSELDVQIPTAFDPFAEANAEDSGAGTKEYVHIRVQQRNGRKSLTTVQGLKKDFSYNKILKDLKKEFCCNGTVVQDPELGQVIQLQGDQRKNVSSFLVQAGIVKKDNIKIHGF; encoded by the exons ATGTCTGAGCTCGACGTCCAGATTCCTACTGCCTTCG ATCCCTTTGCTGAGGCAAATGCTGAGGACTCAGGTGCTGGGACAAAAGAGTATGTGCACATCCGTGTACAGCAAAGGAACGGCAGAAAAAGCCTGACAACTGTGCAGGGACTAAAGAAGGATTTTAGCTACAACAAGATACTCAAGGACCTCAAGAAGGAGTTTTGCTGCAATGGTACTGTCGTCCAGGACCCTGAACTAGGGCAG GTCATTCAACTTCAAGGTGATCAGAGAAAGAATGTTTCTTCCTTCCTAGTCCAG GCTGGCATCGTGAAGAAAGACAACATCAAAATTCATGGTTTCTGA